One window of Trifolium pratense cultivar HEN17-A07 linkage group LG5, ARS_RC_1.1, whole genome shotgun sequence genomic DNA carries:
- the LOC123883092 gene encoding formin-B-like encodes MDSTFSPLGILIFSISLSFYAFVVQSQLQDANGSQFQQPPFMVSPPPPPPPPPPPPPPFTPPSPMAPGSPNPPGLPLQNPPQNQIRNRTGSGHHRRQRQHHVHLPPPPPPHRMNAGKKVGLLFVGIAAFMQVGFVGFLVIKRRQLLKNSDDDRYENCS; translated from the coding sequence ATGGATTCAACTTTTTCGCCTTTGGGTATTTTGATTTTCAGTATTTCTCTTAGTTTTTATGCTTTTGTTGTtcaatctcagttacaagatgCAAATGGTTCTCAATTTCAACAACCGCCTTTTATGGTTTCTCCTCCACCGCCACCtccgccaccaccaccacctccgcCGCCATTTACTCCACCATCTCCTATGGCTCCCGGTTCCCCTAACCCGCCTGGATTGCCGCTGCAGAATCCTCCTCAAAATCAGATAAGGAATCGCACCGGCTCGGGGCATCACCGGCGCCAGCGTCAACATCATGTTCATTTGCCGCCTCCTCCGCCGCCACATCGGATGAATGCTGGAAAAAAAGTGGGGCTTTTGTTTGTGGGCATTGCGGCATTTATGCAGGTTGGTTTTGTTGGGTTCTTGGTAATCAAAAGAAGACAACTTTTGAAGAACAGTGATGATGACAGATATGAAAATTGTTCttga